The following nucleotide sequence is from Mycobacterium sp. Z3061.
GCGGCGACCCTTAGCACGCCGGTTGGCCACAATCGCCCGTCCGGCACGCGTGCGCATCCGCAGCCGGAAACCGTGGACGCGGGCCCGACGCCGGTTGTTCGGCTGGAACGTCCTCTTGCCCTTGGCCACCGCGTTCTCCTCGCTGTGTATGGCATAACAGTCCGCCCGCTCATGCTCGGCAACTCGTGGGCGAAGGTGTTCTCGCTTGCTGGCCGGCGCGGTCCCCGAGGTGCTGATTCCGGGTCGCAGCCGTATCGCCGACTTTCGGGCGACTGTTTGAGGGTACTGACGAGGCTTCTCCTGGTCAAACCTCGCCCGCCACAGCAGACTCACCGCCATCGTCCCAGTCCCGCAAACACCGGTCCGGCATCAAGGTCCCGGATAGCAGGATCATGAAGAACGCCAGCAGAATACAAAGAACTGTTGGCAGCGCGAACGAAAACTGTTAGCTTCGGGCGGGGTAGTTTCCAAGCCGGTACGGACTTGGAACTCTGTCGACAATGACACTGAAGCGAGGATGGCGGATCGACTAGCTGATCGGGCAATCAAGTGGTTGTCTACAGCACGAAGATCGCAAGCCGTTGCCGGTAGGCTGCGGCTTACTATTGACCTTCCTTTCCACATCTGTGGATAACCATGTGGACAGGTGCGCTGTTGCTACCGAAGTGTTGTACTCCGAGCGTCGGACCAGGGAGATGCGTCG
It contains:
- the rpmH gene encoding 50S ribosomal protein L34, which translates into the protein MAKGKRTFQPNNRRRARVHGFRLRMRTRAGRAIVANRRAKGRRALTA